From the genome of Vicinamibacteria bacterium, one region includes:
- a CDS encoding PadR family transcriptional regulator, whose product MSGSKSSRRPLRPHELHVLVALAAGERHGYAIKQEVSAKSAGAVQLGPGTLYETIARLLDRGFIREVSPKRSDVEHAQRRYYALTARGRRLLAAEVERLEDVVRTARARLGEA is encoded by the coding sequence ATGAGTGGATCGAAGAGCTCTCGTCGGCCGCTGAGGCCTCACGAGCTCCACGTTCTCGTGGCGCTCGCTGCCGGCGAGCGTCACGGTTACGCCATAAAGCAAGAAGTCTCAGCCAAAAGCGCGGGCGCGGTGCAGCTCGGACCGGGAACGCTCTACGAGACCATCGCCCGCCTCCTCGATCGCGGCTTTATTCGCGAGGTGTCCCCGAAGCGAAGCGACGTCGAGCACGCGCAGAGGCGGTACTACGCCCTCACGGCGAGGGGACGCCGTCTCTTGGCGGCGGAGGTCGAACGATTGGAAGACGTCGTTCGCACCGCGCGCGCGCGTCTGGGGGAAGCTTGA